One Chryseobacterium indoltheticum DNA segment encodes these proteins:
- a CDS encoding protein-disulfide reductase DsbD family protein: MRSNAILKILTFTFLLLFVGISAQIKNPVKFKFTVNELGNNQYEAVLNATLESGWHIYSRDIPEDTGIPTEYVVSGKNIELIGKFQEVGKKHEEFSEAFGGTIIYYSNAAGFKQKFKLKDPTKAGEVVAEITYQTCDDRVCLAPNTLEFNKKITPTGVTEEAVADDKTKITIDSVKAVETLVQNPAKGDSAVVEASKLDPKQLKIASIDIAKPLTDCGTGSSKITENYWTYLLLGFVGGLIALLTPCVFPMIPLTVSFFTKGNKNPAKGKRDALVYGFFILLIFVLLSLPFHLIDGIAGNIFNEISTNVWLNIVFFIIFIFFAGSFFGYYDITLPSSIANKSSKAEEAGGMIGIFFMALTLVIVSFSCTGPILGSLLGSAITGSANVPMLLTFALAGFGLAWAIVFGLLALFPQALQSLPKSGGWMNTVKVVLGFVELALALKFLSKADLVSKTFLIKRELFIAIWIVVAIGLVIYLFGLIRFPHDDKKPKISIARKIIGVLGIGFVIYLIQGLIPAERPKLSLLSGILPPLNVSYFHDEKDGILGMHPEHDFFKAIELAKKENKPILLDFTGYGCENCRKMEEFVWSEPDILPILQNDVVLASLYVDDKEELPEDQKTKIDLGDGQVKKVKTIGDRWSLFQTANFNNNSQPHYVLLTPDGKVINTPVSGYMEKEKFKKFLECGVNYFKNNK; the protein is encoded by the coding sequence CTATTTGTAGGAATTTCAGCACAAATAAAAAATCCCGTAAAATTCAAATTCACCGTTAACGAATTGGGCAACAATCAGTATGAAGCTGTTTTGAATGCAACGTTAGAAAGCGGATGGCACATTTATTCGAGAGACATCCCGGAAGACACGGGAATCCCAACAGAATATGTTGTTTCAGGGAAAAATATAGAACTGATTGGAAAATTTCAGGAAGTAGGAAAAAAACATGAAGAATTTTCTGAAGCTTTCGGCGGAACGATTATTTACTATTCCAACGCTGCTGGTTTTAAGCAAAAATTCAAATTAAAAGATCCCACAAAAGCTGGAGAAGTCGTTGCTGAAATCACTTATCAGACTTGCGACGACAGAGTTTGTCTTGCTCCGAATACTTTAGAATTCAACAAAAAAATTACTCCAACCGGAGTGACAGAAGAAGCTGTAGCTGATGATAAAACAAAAATTACAATAGATTCTGTAAAAGCTGTTGAAACCCTTGTACAAAACCCTGCGAAAGGAGATTCTGCAGTTGTGGAGGCTTCAAAATTGGATCCTAAACAATTAAAAATAGCTTCTATTGACATCGCAAAACCTTTAACAGATTGCGGTACAGGATCATCAAAAATTACTGAAAATTATTGGACGTATCTTTTATTAGGTTTCGTTGGAGGTTTAATCGCTTTGTTGACGCCATGCGTTTTCCCGATGATTCCATTAACGGTTTCTTTCTTTACAAAAGGGAACAAAAATCCGGCAAAAGGGAAAAGAGATGCTTTGGTTTATGGTTTTTTCATTCTTTTGATATTTGTTTTATTGAGTCTTCCTTTCCATTTAATTGATGGAATTGCTGGAAATATTTTCAACGAAATTTCTACCAACGTTTGGCTGAATATCGTATTCTTTATCATCTTTATTTTCTTTGCAGGAAGTTTCTTCGGATATTATGATATTACATTACCAAGCTCTATTGCCAACAAATCTTCAAAAGCAGAAGAGGCAGGTGGAATGATTGGTATTTTCTTCATGGCTTTAACTTTGGTAATTGTTTCCTTCTCTTGTACAGGTCCTATTTTGGGAAGTTTATTGGGAAGCGCAATTACAGGTTCAGCAAACGTTCCGATGTTGTTAACATTTGCTTTGGCTGGTTTCGGATTGGCTTGGGCGATTGTTTTCGGACTATTGGCATTATTCCCGCAGGCTTTACAAAGTCTTCCAAAATCTGGAGGATGGATGAACACGGTGAAAGTTGTTTTAGGTTTTGTAGAATTGGCTTTAGCTTTAAAATTCTTATCAAAAGCAGATTTAGTTTCTAAAACTTTCTTAATTAAAAGAGAACTTTTCATTGCAATCTGGATTGTAGTTGCGATTGGATTGGTTATTTATTTATTCGGATTAATAAGATTTCCGCACGACGATAAGAAGCCAAAAATTTCTATTGCAAGAAAGATCATCGGAGTTTTAGGAATTGGTTTTGTGATTTATTTAATTCAGGGTTTAATTCCTGCCGAAAGACCAAAACTATCATTATTAAGCGGGATTTTGCCTCCTTTGAATGTAAGTTATTTCCATGACGAAAAAGACGGAATTCTGGGAATGCATCCTGAACATGATTTCTTTAAAGCTATTGAACTGGCCAAAAAAGAAAACAAACCCATTCTACTCGACTTTACAGGTTACGGATGTGAAAACTGCAGAAAAATGGAGGAATTCGTTTGGAGCGAACCGGATATCTTACCAATTCTGCAGAACGATGTTGTACTTGCCTCTCTTTACGTGGACGACAAAGAAGAGCTTCCTGAAGACCAAAAAACCAAAATTGATTTAGGAGACGGGCAGGTAAAGAAAGTGAAAACAATTGGTGACAGATGGAGTTTATTCCAAACCGCTAATTTTAATAATAATTCGCAGCCTCATTACGTTCTTTTGACTCCGGATG